In Neodiprion pinetum isolate iyNeoPine1 chromosome 6, iyNeoPine1.2, whole genome shotgun sequence, one genomic interval encodes:
- the Pglym78 gene encoding phosphoglycerate mutase 1, with protein MSKYRIVMVRHGESEWNQLNLFCGWFDAGLSEKGKSEAVAAGKALKAEGYTFDVAHTSMLTRAQTTLQAILKEIGQENLPTEKTWRLNERHYGGLTGMNKAETAAKYGEAQVQIWRRSFDTPPPPMEPDHKYYETIVKDPRYAAEPKSEEFPKFESLKLTIERTLPYWNNTIIPQLKEGKKIIIAAHGNSLRGIVKHLDELSNEQIMGLNLPTGIPFVYELDENFKPIVSMKFLGDEETVKAAIAAVAAQGKAK; from the exons ATGTCCAAGTACAGAATTGTAATGGTTCGCCACGGCGAGAGCGAATGGAATCAGCTCAATCTTTTCTGCGGATGGTTCGACGCTGGTTTATCAGAGAAGG GAAAGAGCGAAGCGGTTGCTGCTGGAAAAGCTCTCAAGGCGGAGGGTTACACCTTTGACGTAGCTCACACGTCGATGCTCACTCGGGCCCAGACGACGCTTCAAGCTATACTAAAAGAAATTGGCCAGGAGAATTTGCCAACTGAAAAAACATGGCGTCTCAACGAGCGCCACTACGGAGGACTTACCGGAATGAACAAAGCTGAAACAGCAGCCAAGTACGGCGAGGCGCAGGTTCAGATTTGGAGAAGGTCGTTTGATACTCCGCCACCTCCCATGGAACCCGATCACAAATACTACGAAACTATTGTCAAAGACCCGAGGTATGCTGCGGAACCCAAGTCCGAGGAATTCCCTAAATTTGAGTCTTTGAAACTAACAATTGAAAGAACTCTTCCCTATTGGAACAACACCATCATTCCTCAGCTTaaggaaggaaagaagatCATCATAGCTGCACATGGGAATAGTCTGCGTGGTATTGTGAAGCATCTTGATG aACTTAGCAATGAACAAATTATGGGTCTCAATCTACCGACGGGAATTCCATTTGTCTACGAACTGGATGAGAATTTCAAACCTATTGTATCGATGAAATTCCTTGGCGATGAGGAGACTGTTAAAGCAGCAATAGCTGCGGTCGCTGCCCAAGGCAAGGCTAAGTAA
- the LOC124220864 gene encoding uncharacterized protein isoform X3 has translation MTDFGYVNSLFTSYIVNAMEVSGAEKKSPPGSIPKKCCQLEAGDLNITSTWKIVNDKLLHNTISTTSFKESSGRAELEDVVSLETCIRLEGNVHDKREPCNIDIKLNNDICLSPPTPEVSIKFARLKNPSTAMWLYGIRLSLTDSEPSTKSQEFDYNVIGELLQSKAGSSSKSNNWAKKILEKSEAPVENLNPELDSFYQNFMGVNLDSSTHIHFPHRQDSRTTAPRKQNVECIGDSADILDSNFKTYVDNRLREMEERLAQRIDTINYKTNEKLDDILKLLSNRQN, from the exons ATGACTGACTTCGGTTATGTCAACAGTTTGTTTACAAGTTACATAGTAAATGCAATGGAAGTTAGCGGTGCTGAAAAGAAATCACCGCCAGGTAGCATTCCAAAAAAGTGTTGCCAGCTGGAAGCTGGAGACCTAAATATTACTTCAACCTGGAAAATAGTCAACGATAAATTACTCCACAATACAATTTCTACTACCAGCTTCAAAGAATCGTCTGgaag AGCAGAACTAGAAGATGTAGTTTCACTGGAAACATGTATAAGACTGGAAGGAAACGTGCATGATAAAAGGGAGCCATGCAACATTGatattaagttaaataatg ACATATGCCTGAGTCCACCCACACCTGAAGTTAGCATCAAG TTTGCCAGACTGAAGAATCCTAGCACAGCTATGTGGTTGTATGGAATACGACTTTCCCTTACAGATTCTGAGCCTAGTACAAAGTCTCAAGAATTTGATTACAACGTTATAGGTGAATTGTTGCAAAGTAAAGCCGGATCGTCATCAAAGTCTAATAATTGGGCAAAGaagattttggaaaaatcagAGGCTCCCGTAGAGAATTTAAATCCTGAGCTTGATTCCTTTTATCAAAACTTTATGGGCGTCAATTTAGACTCATCGACGCACATACATTTCCCTCATAGGCAAGACTCTCGAACGACTGCACCTAGGAAACAAAATGTGGAATGTATTGGTGATTCTGCAGATATTCTTGATTCCAACTTCAAAACGTACGTTGACAATAGGCTGAGAGAGATGGAGGAGAGACTCGCACAAAGAATAGacacaataaattataaaacaaacgaaaaactGGATGATATCCTCAAATTACTTAGTAATAGGCAAAATTGA
- the Ras85D gene encoding ras-like protein 1 — protein MTEYKLVVVGAGGVGKSALTIQLIQNHFVDEYDPTIEDSYRKQVVIDGETCLLDILDTAGQEEYSAMRDQYMRTGEGFLLVFAVNSAKSFEDIGTYREQIKRVKDAEEVPMVLVGNKCDLQSWAVNMTQAREVARQYGVPFVETSAKTRMGVDDAFYTLVREIRSDKEQRGKEKRKRMRARSSGRRRHRCCLL, from the exons ATGACGGAATACAAGCTAGTTGTTGTAGGGGCTGGAGGTGTTGGCAAGTCTGCGCTCACCATACAACTAATTCAGAACCACTTTGTAGATGAATATGATCCAACAATAGAAGACTCTTATAGAAAACAG gtTGTTATAGATGGGGAAACTTGTTTACTGGATATTTTAGATACCGCTGGCCAAGAAGAGTATAGCGCAATGCGGGACCAATACATGCGAACTGGTGAAGGATTTCTACTAGTCTTTGCTGTTAATTCGGCAAAAAGTTTTGAA GACATTGGAACATACAGAGAACAGATAAAACGTGTCAAAGATGCCGAAGAGGTGCCAATGGTGTTAGTTGGGAATAAATGTGACCTTCAGTCATGGGCTGTAAATATGACGCAAGCGAGAGAAGTAGCTCGTCAGTATGGTGTACCATTCGTTGAAACTTCCGCAAAAACTAGAATGGGAGTAGACGACGCTTTCTATACTCTA GTTAGAGAAATCCGAAGTGATAAAGAACAAAGAGgcaaagaaaaacgaaagcGTATGAGAGCAAGAAGTTCTGGACGCCGAAGGCATCGCTGCTGTCTTCTGTAA
- the LOC124220864 gene encoding uncharacterized protein isoform X1, whose product MTDFGYVNSLFTSYIVNAMEVSGAEKKSPPGSIPKKCCQLEAGDLNITSTWKIVNDKLLHNTISTTSFKESSGRAELEDVVSLETCIRLEGNVHDKREPCNIDIKLNNGKKIARIAIVSEAFLIELYKQFGEYVSTAHAEFIDEFEQSAVYFADICLSPPTPEVSIKFARLKNPSTAMWLYGIRLSLTDSEPSTKSQEFDYNVIGELLQSKAGSSSKSNNWAKKILEKSEAPVENLNPELDSFYQNFMGVNLDSSTHIHFPHRQDSRTTAPRKQNVECIGDSADILDSNFKTYVDNRLREMEERLAQRIDTINYKTNEKLDDILKLLSNRQN is encoded by the exons ATGACTGACTTCGGTTATGTCAACAGTTTGTTTACAAGTTACATAGTAAATGCAATGGAAGTTAGCGGTGCTGAAAAGAAATCACCGCCAGGTAGCATTCCAAAAAAGTGTTGCCAGCTGGAAGCTGGAGACCTAAATATTACTTCAACCTGGAAAATAGTCAACGATAAATTACTCCACAATACAATTTCTACTACCAGCTTCAAAGAATCGTCTGgaag AGCAGAACTAGAAGATGTAGTTTCACTGGAAACATGTATAAGACTGGAAGGAAACGTGCATGATAAAAGGGAGCCATGCAACATTGatattaagttaaataatggtaaaaaaatagcGAGGATTGCCATAGTCTCGGAGGCATTTCTAATTGAATTATACAAGCAATTTGGAGAATACGTCAGTACCGCGCATGCGGAAttcattgatgaatttgaacaaAGTGCTGTGTATTTTGCAGACATATGCCTGAGTCCACCCACACCTGAAGTTAGCATCAAG TTTGCCAGACTGAAGAATCCTAGCACAGCTATGTGGTTGTATGGAATACGACTTTCCCTTACAGATTCTGAGCCTAGTACAAAGTCTCAAGAATTTGATTACAACGTTATAGGTGAATTGTTGCAAAGTAAAGCCGGATCGTCATCAAAGTCTAATAATTGGGCAAAGaagattttggaaaaatcagAGGCTCCCGTAGAGAATTTAAATCCTGAGCTTGATTCCTTTTATCAAAACTTTATGGGCGTCAATTTAGACTCATCGACGCACATACATTTCCCTCATAGGCAAGACTCTCGAACGACTGCACCTAGGAAACAAAATGTGGAATGTATTGGTGATTCTGCAGATATTCTTGATTCCAACTTCAAAACGTACGTTGACAATAGGCTGAGAGAGATGGAGGAGAGACTCGCACAAAGAATAGacacaataaattataaaacaaacgaaaaactGGATGATATCCTCAAATTACTTAGTAATAGGCAAAATTGA
- the LOC124220867 gene encoding ras-related protein Rab-24, producing MYNDMPKVDLKVVLLGSSNVGKTSLLERFIDDRFNENLPNQSTIGAAFASKEVCVNNIKFTLGIWDTAGSERYQSMTKLYYRGAKAAIVCYDVTNLESWERAKYWVRELRSVEETCVVYLCGTKKDILDEGKTATPDLDIVERYAAGIQCKFYLVSNKTGEKTSELFDEISKDYISDPDNLHSVMEAITLTANSKTDSRCCPIG from the exons ATGTACAACGACATGCCCAAGGTAGATTTAAAAGTCGTTTTACTCGGGAGTTCAAACGTTGGTAAAACGAGTCTCCTTGAACGATTTATAGACGATagattcaatgaaaatttacccAATCAAAGT ACAATAGGCGCAGCATTTGCATCAAAAGAAGTCTGCGTTAATAACATTAAATTTACTCTTGGAATATGGGATACTGCTGGCAGTGAAAG GTACCAATCTAtgacaaaattatattatCGCGGAGCTAAGGCTGCAATTGTCTGTTACGATGTGACAAATTTAGAGTCTTGGGAGAGGGCAAAATACTGGGTTAGAGAACTCAGGAGCGTAGAAGAGACGTGCGTTGTATACCTTTGCGGAACAAAAAAGGATATTCTAGACGAGGGCAAGACAGCAACCCCTGATCTGGACATTGTGGAAAGATACGCAGCTGGAATTCAATGCAAATTCTATTTAGTATCCAACAAAACTGGAGAGAAAACGT CCGAATTATTTGATGAAATATCCAAAGACTACATCTCAGATCCGGACAATCTACATTCAGTTATGGAGGCAATTACTTTGACTGCAAATTCAAAGACAGATTCTCGTTGCTGTCCAATAGGTTGA
- the Slbp gene encoding histone RNA hairpin-binding protein, giving the protein MDITAPTEVEDNMSESWLDLLNEEEDALLNEAVSHTIRQLSAEIRSNSTKPCVAEKPTNNTCNDNETAKPDVNCLRINDEPKSSFADVLLCRNKMIDIDAKGNADQALNKVEEDNSPTLGKRPREDSHNSLPAKISRNRHNSSSSSSTNSSNTSKRKIEYETDPSTLARRQKDIDYGKNTIGYDRYIQSIPKKNRAKEHPKTPPKNIKCSRRGWDGMVKLWRQQLHVFDPPDTNDSKVAQEKDGSTQ; this is encoded by the exons ATGGATATTACAGCTCCTACTGAAGTTGAGGACAATATGTCTGAATCTTGGTTAGATCTTCTTAATGAAGAGGAGGATGCTCTTCTGAATGAAGCTGTTAGTCACACAATCAGACAATTGAGTGCCGAGATTCGATCAAACAGTACAAAACCGTGTGTTGCTGAAAAGCCAACCAACAATACTTGCAACGATAATGAGACTGCTAAACCGGATGTGAACTGTTTGAGGATAAATGATGAGCCAAAAAGTAGTTTTGCTGATGTGTTACTttgtagaaataaaatgatagATATTGATGCCAAAGGTAACGCAGACCAAGCATTAAACAAAGTAGAAGAAGATAACTCGCCGACCTTAGGCAAGAGGCCAAGAGAAGATAGCCACAATTCTTTACCAGCAAAAATATCCCGAAATAGACATAACAGCAGTTCGAGCTCAAGTACAAATTCGTCAAATACCAgcaaaaggaaaattgaatatgaaaCTGATCCCTCGACATTGGCACGAAGGCAAAAGGACATTGATTATGGCAAAAATACAATCGGATATGACAGATATATCCAATCTATACCAAA aaaaaaCCGTGCTAAAGAACATCCGAAAACACCTCCAAAAAACATTAAATGTAGCCGAAGAGGATGGGATGGGATGGTAAAACTATGGCGGCAGCAATTACACGTTTTTGATCCGCCTGATACAAATGATTCCAAAGTGGCTCAAGAAAAAGATGGGTCTACTCAAtga
- the vap gene encoding ras GTPase-activating protein 1, giving the protein MAEFVRGGPSVSNSAKVEHNSKGGSPSTGSEDGGPIESLNVENEFDPFLENIPDDLQDTEEPDSANTTLLTAPPENQWYHGQLDRFTAEERLRGAAKMGSYLVRESERKPGSYVLSYLGRTGINHFRITAVCGDYYIGGRQFNSLSDLVAYYTHCSDLLKRERLIHPTPPPEPVNDKKRIVAILPYTKMPDTDELSFQKGDIFFVHNDMGDGWLWVTAHRTGEQGLIFRELVEDLDDSIDPNTVFSWFHPNVTKSEAVDMLVKAGPGSFLVRPSDNSPGDYSLFFHINNQIQRFRIEKKGVRYLMGGRTFECLDAVINRYRKEQIVEGHTLVQAMVTEPDGSVRVNTEVQHAEKIYATLRECREQSGVKKNKGIKMHGYLEKKSEKNKKWKALYFVLQVDATDTHLYLYDNPKRTKPKGLIDLSCAYLYQVHESVFDRPHCFQLVERALPCLSTITYLAAQNSENSLDWVNALKPLCVSQLTRAPKVARLRELRSLHLHILDAHRLPYKLVPNPFIIVALNNVKVARTKVKTGASPLWDEEFILEDVPPDVVSFTLTLYNKGKRSKDTEVAELTVELTSLANGEEMEEWYTLSGVTPIGEWGALRLRLRYRHDLAMPPEEYSPLQQLLLDPELHVVRALADVCHLDRIPLANSLLRIFRHERKEADLLRSLNQAEVDKEDETPTLFRAASLTTTLMDLYMKSVCTSFLKAALRDTIVKLIESKQSCELNPTKMDSPEDACSNAEFLLQILDEVTLSIFMSPDDCPKTLRYICGCLQRAVVSKWPHERLVRTRVVSGFIFLRLLCPAILNPRSFNLIAEPPPPAAARSLVMVAKCLQNLANLVEFGGKEPYMEVVNPFILKNKERMVVFLDQVSNVIEKPDSEGADLRGKTTCASDTARDLATLHHICVSHLKELQGLAKSQPTIKQLVTVTDMLSKHKQKYMEMIR; this is encoded by the exons ATGGCGGAATTTGTGCGAGGTGGCCCAAGCGTATCCAACAGTGCAAAG GTTGAACACAATAGCAAAGGGGGATCACCTAGTACAGGAAGCGAAGATGGAGGTCCGATTGAGTCATTAAATGTGGAAAACGAATTTGATCCTTTCTTGGAAAACATACCAGACGATCTCCAGGATACAGAAGAACCTGATAGTGCCAATACAACACTGTTGACTGCTCCCCCAGAAAACCA GTGGTACCACGGACAATTAGATAGGTTTACTGCAGAAGAGAGACTACGAGGTGCCGCAAAAATGGGAAGCTATTTGGTGCGAGAAAGCGAAAGAAAACCCGGAAGTTATGTATTGTCCTATTTGGGGCGTACTGGCATAAACCATTTCCGAATTACAGCAGTATGTGGAGACTACTACATCG GTGGTCGCCAGTTCAACAGCTTGTCCGATTTAGTTGCATACTATACACATTGCTCGGATCTACTAAAGCGAGAGCGTTTAATACATCCAACGCCTCCACCTGAGCCCGTTaatgacaaaaaaagaatagtTGCAATACTGCCATATACAAAAATGCCAGACACAGATGAACTGAGTTTCCAGAAGGGTGACATATTCTTTGTACACAATGATATGGGTGATGGATGGCTGTGGGTTACTGCTCATCGGACCGGTGAACAAGGATTGATATTCCGAGAATTGGTCGAGGATTTAGATGATTCGATTGATCCAAATACCGTATTTTCCTGGTTCCATCCAAACGTTACTAAGAGTGAAGCCGTTGATATGTTGGTGAAAGCAGGGCCGGGAAGTTTTCTA gTCAGACCCTCGGATAACAGTCCTGGAGATTACTCTTTGTTTTTCCATATAAATAACCAGATACAAAGGTTTAGGATTGAAAAGAAAGGGGTCAGATATTTAATGGGTGGCAGAACCTTTGAATGTCTCGATGCTGTAATAAATAG gtaCCGAAAAGAACAAATCGTTGAAGGTCACACTTTGGTGCAAGCTATGGTCACAGAACCAGATGGCAGTGTCCGAGTCAATACAGAAGTGCAACAtgcggaaaaaatttatgcaacTCTTCGTGAATGCCGCGAGCAATCTGGAGTTAAGAAAAACAAGGGAATTAAAATGCATGGTTATTTGGAGAAGAagtcggaaaaaaataaaaaatggaaggCACTGTATTTTGTACTGCAAGTAGATGCGACAGACACAcatctatatttatatgacAACCCTAAAAGAACAAAACCAAAAGGTCTAATTGATTTAAGCTGTGCTTATTTGTACCAG GTTCACGAAAGTGTATTTGATCGACCACATTGCTTTCAATTAGTGGAAAGAGCTTTGCCTTGTTTATCGACTATAACATATTTGGCAGCAcagaattccgaaaattcCCTTGATTGGGTAAACGCATTGAAGCCGTTGTGTGTTTCTCAACTAACGCGAGCACCGAAAGTAGCCCGCTTACGAGAATTGCGTTCCTTGCATTTACATATTTTAGATGCACACAGGCTACCTTACAAATTGGTGCCAAATCCATTCATTATAGTCGCTCTCAACAACGTAAAAGTTGCACGAACAAAAGTAAAGACTGGCGCAAGTCCGTTGTGGGATGAAGAGTTCATCCTTGA GGATGTGCCACCTGATGTCGTATCTTTTACGTTGACGTTGTACAACAAAGGAAAGAGGAGTAAGGATACGGAAGTAGCAGAATTGACAGTAGAATTGACTAGCCTCGCTAATGGAGAAGAAATGGAAGAATGGTATACCTTGTCGGGAGTTACCCCAATCGGCGAATGGGGTGCTCTACGTTTACGCTTGAG ATACAGACATGACTTGGCAATGCCACCAGAAGAATACAGTCCTCTACAGCAGTTGCTACTGGATCCGGAATTACATGTTGTGCGAGCTTTAGCTGATGTGTGTCACTTGGATCGAATACCTTTGGCCAATAGTCTACTTAGAATATTCAG ACATGAACGAAAAGAGGCCGACCTTCTTCGGTCCCTGAACCAGGCAGAA GTAGACAAAGAAGATGAAACCCCAACGTTGTTCAGAGCAGCAAGCCTCACAACAACTCTTATGGACTTGTACATGAAGTCAGTTTGTACTTCATTTCTAAAAGCTGCCCTGCGAGATACTATcgtaaaattgattgaaagTAAGCAGAGCTGTGAACTGAATCCCACTAAAATGGATTCCCCTGAAGACGCATGCAGCAATGCAGAGTTTTTGTTACAA ATTTTGGATGAAGTTACACTGAGTATATTCATGAGTCCAGACGACTGTCCAAAGACATTAAGATACATATGTGGTTGCTTACAACGAGCTGTGGTTTCTAAATGGCCTCACGAAAGATTAGTACGAACAAGAGTTGTTAGTGGCTTTATATTCTTACGTCTCCTGTGCCCAGCAATTTTGAATCCTAGATCATTCAACTTGATAGCAGAGCCGCCACCACCTGCAGCAGCTCG CTCCTTGGTAATGGTCGCGAAATGTTTACAAAACTTGGCCAATCTTGTCGAATTCGGTGGAAAGGAACCTTATATGGAAGTAGTGAACCCGTTTATTCTCAAGAATAAAGAGAGGATGGTTGTTTTCCTTGATCAAGTATCG AATGTAATTGAAAAGCCAGACTCTGAAGGTGCTGATCTCAGAGGGAAGACCACGTGTGCGTCGGATACTGCCAGAGATCTTGCTACATTGCACCATATTTGTGTTTCCCATCTGAAGGAGTTGCAAGGTCTTGCTAAATCACAG CCAACTATAAAACAGTTGGTAACTGTAACGGACATGCTGAGTAAACATAAGCAAAAGTACATGGAAATGATAAGGTAG
- the LOC124220864 gene encoding uncharacterized protein isoform X2, whose translation MEVSGAEKKSPPGSIPKKCCQLEAGDLNITSTWKIVNDKLLHNTISTTSFKESSGRAELEDVVSLETCIRLEGNVHDKREPCNIDIKLNNGKKIARIAIVSEAFLIELYKQFGEYVSTAHAEFIDEFEQSAVYFADICLSPPTPEVSIKFARLKNPSTAMWLYGIRLSLTDSEPSTKSQEFDYNVIGELLQSKAGSSSKSNNWAKKILEKSEAPVENLNPELDSFYQNFMGVNLDSSTHIHFPHRQDSRTTAPRKQNVECIGDSADILDSNFKTYVDNRLREMEERLAQRIDTINYKTNEKLDDILKLLSNRQN comes from the exons ATGGAAGTTAGCGGTGCTGAAAAGAAATCACCGCCAGGTAGCATTCCAAAAAAGTGTTGCCAGCTGGAAGCTGGAGACCTAAATATTACTTCAACCTGGAAAATAGTCAACGATAAATTACTCCACAATACAATTTCTACTACCAGCTTCAAAGAATCGTCTGgaag AGCAGAACTAGAAGATGTAGTTTCACTGGAAACATGTATAAGACTGGAAGGAAACGTGCATGATAAAAGGGAGCCATGCAACATTGatattaagttaaataatggtaaaaaaatagcGAGGATTGCCATAGTCTCGGAGGCATTTCTAATTGAATTATACAAGCAATTTGGAGAATACGTCAGTACCGCGCATGCGGAAttcattgatgaatttgaacaaAGTGCTGTGTATTTTGCAGACATATGCCTGAGTCCACCCACACCTGAAGTTAGCATCAAG TTTGCCAGACTGAAGAATCCTAGCACAGCTATGTGGTTGTATGGAATACGACTTTCCCTTACAGATTCTGAGCCTAGTACAAAGTCTCAAGAATTTGATTACAACGTTATAGGTGAATTGTTGCAAAGTAAAGCCGGATCGTCATCAAAGTCTAATAATTGGGCAAAGaagattttggaaaaatcagAGGCTCCCGTAGAGAATTTAAATCCTGAGCTTGATTCCTTTTATCAAAACTTTATGGGCGTCAATTTAGACTCATCGACGCACATACATTTCCCTCATAGGCAAGACTCTCGAACGACTGCACCTAGGAAACAAAATGTGGAATGTATTGGTGATTCTGCAGATATTCTTGATTCCAACTTCAAAACGTACGTTGACAATAGGCTGAGAGAGATGGAGGAGAGACTCGCACAAAGAATAGacacaataaattataaaacaaacgaaaaactGGATGATATCCTCAAATTACTTAGTAATAGGCAAAATTGA